A single window of Methylomarinum sp. Ch1-1 DNA harbors:
- a CDS encoding TMEM165/GDT1 family protein has translation MDILQDIVNFLASQHFAQLSATTLASFTLIAAAEIGDKSQLVCMTLASRHRGMPVIWGAIAAFVLLNTLAVVFGAAIAKWLPEYIVAATVALLFAAFGLHALFNYEDEDDDEEVVEKSGHSIFFTTFLLITVAEFGDKTQLAVVAFSSTANPYAVWIGSTLALIFTSALGVWAGRTILQKLPLSLLHKISGIIFLILAGIAAVRAYDGVIEAMNQGALPDLSRFIEKLGL, from the coding sequence ATGGACATCTTACAAGATATTGTTAATTTTCTGGCCTCACAACATTTTGCCCAATTGTCGGCGACAACGCTGGCCAGCTTCACCCTGATAGCGGCCGCCGAAATCGGCGACAAAAGCCAATTGGTTTGTATGACCTTGGCCTCACGACACCGCGGTATGCCGGTCATCTGGGGCGCTATTGCCGCCTTTGTCTTGCTGAACACCTTGGCAGTCGTATTCGGCGCGGCGATCGCCAAATGGCTGCCGGAATATATCGTCGCCGCAACCGTCGCCCTGTTATTTGCCGCCTTTGGCCTTCATGCGCTATTTAATTACGAGGACGAGGATGACGATGAAGAAGTCGTCGAGAAAAGCGGACATAGCATATTCTTCACGACCTTTTTATTGATCACCGTCGCCGAGTTCGGCGATAAGACGCAGCTCGCCGTCGTCGCCTTCAGCAGTACCGCCAATCCCTACGCCGTCTGGATTGGCTCGACACTGGCGCTGATCTTTACGTCGGCGTTGGGCGTCTGGGCCGGGCGCACGATCTTGCAAAAACTGCCGCTGTCTCTGCTGCATAAGATCAGCGGCATTATCTTCCTGATTCTGGCCGGCATCGCCGCAGTTCGCGCCTATGACGGCGTCATCGAAGCGATGAACCAAGGCGCTCTGCCTGATTTGAGCCGCTTCATCGAAAAGCTTGGACTTTAG